The following proteins are encoded in a genomic region of Rhodanobacteraceae bacterium:
- a CDS encoding alpha/beta hydrolase — protein MNRESLSPRAYLLLSGLWHTRRGLWRLVLALATALLLFLGWRAWATLHGPPLMPWHRYVPAEQSARQIERLDWAGYLAAEQALFERTETWLAAHLPPGADVPSNRYAPSSPMQPSRRAVDWNHSYRLAPDGPPHGVVVLLHGLTDSPYSLRHIARHYQQRGYLALGIRLPGHGTVPGAGPRAQWQGWRAAARLALRQARLEVPAPAPLHLVGYSTGGALALQYALDALEDPALAPPQQLVLLSPMIGVTSLARFAGVLGWPALFPAFDRAAWVEIYPEYNPYKYNSFPVNGARQSSLLTDALQQQLQALSASGRIAALPPLTVFQSLADATVSTPAVIDGLFTWLPANGSELVLLDIDRSAEVDTLLRSDSLSSPAQLLPPAPRAWAASVLSNLGEASGELVELHTPAGDLEPTHRTLGLRYPLGVYSLSHIALPFPLSDGLYGLEPDPADVPGLALGALSVRGERGLLWVSQDDLARIKCNPFFDHLLQRIDRLLQASDAAP, from the coding sequence ATGAATAGAGAATCGCTATCGCCGCGTGCCTACCTGTTGCTGTCCGGGCTCTGGCATACGCGAAGGGGCCTGTGGCGGCTGGTACTTGCGCTCGCGACGGCGCTGCTGCTGTTCCTGGGGTGGCGCGCCTGGGCCACCCTGCACGGGCCACCGCTGATGCCCTGGCACCGGTACGTGCCCGCGGAGCAGTCCGCGCGCCAGATCGAGCGCCTCGACTGGGCCGGGTACCTCGCCGCGGAGCAGGCGCTGTTCGAGCGCACCGAGACCTGGCTGGCCGCGCACCTGCCGCCGGGCGCGGATGTGCCGTCCAACCGCTACGCGCCGTCGAGTCCGATGCAGCCGTCCAGGCGCGCGGTCGACTGGAACCACTCCTACCGGCTGGCGCCGGACGGGCCGCCGCACGGTGTGGTGGTGCTGCTGCACGGGCTGACCGATTCGCCCTACAGCCTGCGGCACATCGCGCGGCACTACCAGCAGCGCGGTTACCTGGCGCTCGGCATCCGTTTGCCGGGGCATGGCACGGTGCCCGGCGCGGGGCCGCGGGCGCAGTGGCAGGGCTGGCGCGCGGCCGCGCGGCTGGCGCTGCGCCAGGCGCGGCTGGAGGTGCCGGCGCCCGCGCCGCTGCACCTGGTCGGCTATTCCACTGGCGGCGCGCTCGCGCTGCAGTACGCGCTTGATGCGCTGGAGGATCCGGCGCTGGCGCCGCCGCAGCAACTGGTGCTGCTGTCGCCGATGATCGGGGTCACCAGCCTGGCGCGGTTCGCCGGCGTGCTGGGCTGGCCTGCGCTGTTCCCGGCTTTCGACCGCGCCGCGTGGGTGGAGATCTACCCGGAGTACAACCCCTACAAGTACAACTCCTTCCCGGTCAACGGCGCGCGCCAGTCCTCGCTGCTGACGGATGCATTGCAGCAGCAGTTGCAGGCGCTCTCGGCATCTGGCCGGATCGCCGCGCTGCCACCGCTCACGGTGTTCCAGTCGCTGGCGGACGCCACGGTGAGCACCCCGGCGGTCATCGATGGGCTGTTCACCTGGCTGCCTGCCAACGGCAGCGAGTTGGTGCTGCTGGACATCGACCGCAGTGCGGAGGTCGACACGCTGTTGCGCAGCGACTCGCTCAGTTCGCCGGCGCAACTGCTGCCCCCAGCACCGCGCGCATGGGCTGCGAGTGTCCTCAGCAACCTCGGCGAGGCCAGTGGCGAGCTGGTCGAACTGCACACGCCCGCCGGCGACCTCGAGCCCACCCACCGTACCCTGGGGCTGCGCTATCCCTTGGGCGTCTACTCGCTGTCGCACATCGCACTGCCGTTCCCGCTGTCCGATGGCCTGTACGGTCTTGAGCCGGACCCGGCTGACGTGCCGGGCCTGGCCCTGGGTGCGCTGTCGGTGCGTGGCGAGCGCGGCCTGCTGTGGGTCAGCCAGGACGATTTGGCGCGGATCAAGTGCAATCCCTTCTTCGACCACTTGCTGCAGCGGATCGACCGCCTGCTGCAAGCGTCCGACGCCGCGCCGTGA
- a CDS encoding GNAT family N-acetyltransferase codes for MSPLLEGPRLRLRPLADADEAFWCAAYTDPLLMRQVGPPLAPDAAVRSFRAAVAANARPAPVPAYWVAQVRAEAADIGLLGLTGRSAAGEAEVGALILPPWQARGHAAEAIALLAEHAFTGADLQRLCTRHAGDNPGAAGLMRKLGFTRFAADDAAPLGHRWEWLREDWRRQHEADRG; via the coding sequence GTGAGTCCGCTGCTCGAAGGCCCTCGGCTGCGTCTGCGGCCGCTCGCGGATGCCGACGAGGCCTTCTGGTGCGCGGCGTACACCGATCCGCTGCTGATGCGCCAGGTCGGCCCGCCACTGGCGCCCGACGCGGCGGTGCGCAGCTTCCGCGCCGCGGTGGCGGCCAATGCGCGCCCGGCGCCGGTGCCGGCCTACTGGGTGGCGCAGGTGCGGGCTGAGGCGGCCGACATCGGCCTGCTCGGCCTCACCGGGCGCAGCGCCGCGGGCGAGGCCGAGGTCGGTGCGCTGATCCTGCCGCCCTGGCAGGCGCGCGGACATGCCGCAGAGGCGATCGCGCTGCTCGCCGAACACGCCTTCACCGGGGCAGACCTGCAGCGCCTGTGCACCCGCCATGCCGGCGACAACCCAGGCGCCGCCGGGCTGATGCGCAAACTGGGATTCACGCGCTTCGCGGCGGACGACGCCGCGCCGCTGGGCCATCGTTGGGAGTGGTTGCGCGAGGACTGGCGGCGCCAGCACGAGGCCGATCGCGGCTGA
- a CDS encoding GGDEF domain-containing protein — protein MTGISNRRHFTQRAETLLAAAARTRSSACLILWDLDWFKSINDHYGHATGDWVLRQVVAVCSPLLRAQDCFGRIGGEEFAVLMADADLAAGCALAERLRAAIAGIDARHGGARFQVSASFGIASCGESGHELDRLMGLADEAAYRSKLGGRNRCTATIGAATAAPIVG, from the coding sequence TTGACCGGCATCAGCAACCGGCGGCACTTCACCCAGCGCGCGGAGACGCTGCTGGCCGCGGCGGCGCGCACGCGCAGTAGCGCCTGCCTGATCCTGTGGGACCTCGATTGGTTCAAGTCGATCAACGATCACTACGGCCACGCCACCGGCGACTGGGTGCTGCGCCAGGTAGTGGCGGTCTGCTCGCCGTTGCTGCGCGCGCAGGACTGCTTCGGGCGCATTGGCGGCGAGGAGTTCGCGGTCCTGATGGCGGACGCCGATCTCGCGGCGGGATGCGCGCTGGCCGAGCGCCTGCGGGCGGCGATCGCCGGGATCGACGCGCGCCACGGCGGCGCGCGCTTCCAGGTCAGCGCCAGCTTCGGGATCGCATCATGCGGCGAGTCCGGTCATGAGCTGGATCGACTGATGGGGCTTGCCGATGAGGCGGCTTATCGATCCAAGCTGGGTGGTCGCAATCGATGCACTGCAACGATCGGTGCAGCAACAGCCGCACCGATCGTTGGCTGA
- a CDS encoding S9 family peptidase → MNYRIFPAMALLASLTTASADPIPIESLARMPSLQSISMSSDGKHLIALAGKQDAEEFDTVLATWDLEKLDQAPKTTASGDRMKFVNAIALKAGHLLVVARQEWTGELAGCGEGRSTGSTKTFVTKIYLSDIEQTKFEEAFADKGREIGISENTRRCLELAGSARLVEPLPLDPDRVIIAQLDTARFRDTYFRYNLRTRESELLFRATGRSSPGLFDPRTGDVLTRTQLEPIEGGGYEQQILILNADSGEFEIHPALTTKLSDRYTVEIVGRDEESGKFYVMTDLKSDRVQAMLYDAKAKAFDQEPLLSHPQFSIGRVVLGTRKSDFNKVIGFTVNAATPETTWLEPRLRAIHEGLEKSYPGMDIAILGFTDARDRVLFSTESNRHPPAYHLLLDGKKAMPLGAERTGIDPDSIGEQRWVTYKARDGLKIPALLDLPPGWQKGDAALPAVIHPHGGPWARDFGGWDASGWVPFLTSRGYAVLRPQYRGSSGLGRALWLAGDAEWGQKMQDDKDDGAAWLVEQGIADPKRLHIFGYSYGGFAAAAAAVRPNSPYRCAIAGAPVTDLARLGVSWSENRVQRILQGRTVTGMDPMKHTSQANIPILLYVGDRDVRTPAFHARDYYKAVKGKVEARFELIPDMPHSLPWYPRHHRKTLTLIEDFLTGTCAG, encoded by the coding sequence ATGAACTACAGGATTTTCCCTGCAATGGCCTTGCTGGCCAGTTTGACGACGGCCTCGGCCGATCCCATCCCGATCGAGTCGCTGGCGCGCATGCCCAGTCTGCAGTCGATCTCCATGAGTTCGGACGGGAAGCACCTGATCGCCCTTGCCGGCAAGCAGGACGCAGAGGAGTTCGATACCGTCCTGGCTACCTGGGACCTCGAGAAACTGGACCAGGCGCCGAAGACGACCGCCTCCGGCGATCGCATGAAGTTCGTCAACGCGATTGCGTTGAAGGCAGGCCACCTGCTGGTGGTGGCCCGCCAGGAGTGGACCGGCGAACTCGCCGGCTGCGGCGAAGGTCGCAGCACCGGCTCGACCAAGACCTTCGTCACCAAGATCTATCTCAGCGATATCGAGCAGACCAAGTTCGAGGAAGCCTTCGCCGACAAGGGGCGCGAGATCGGCATCAGCGAGAACACCCGGCGCTGCCTGGAACTGGCCGGCAGCGCACGGCTGGTGGAACCGCTGCCTCTCGATCCTGATCGCGTGATCATCGCCCAACTCGACACGGCGCGTTTTCGCGACACCTACTTCCGCTACAACCTGCGGACACGCGAAAGCGAACTGCTGTTCCGTGCTACCGGACGATCCTCGCCCGGCCTCTTCGATCCGCGCACCGGCGATGTGCTTACGCGGACGCAGCTGGAACCGATCGAGGGCGGCGGCTACGAGCAGCAGATCCTGATCCTGAATGCAGACTCCGGCGAGTTCGAAATCCACCCGGCGCTGACGACCAAGCTGTCCGATCGCTACACCGTGGAGATCGTTGGGCGAGATGAGGAAAGCGGCAAGTTCTACGTCATGACGGACCTCAAGTCCGATCGCGTGCAGGCGATGCTCTACGACGCGAAGGCCAAGGCTTTCGATCAGGAGCCGCTGCTCTCGCACCCGCAGTTCTCGATCGGTCGTGTGGTGTTGGGCACACGCAAGAGCGATTTCAACAAGGTCATCGGCTTCACCGTGAACGCCGCGACCCCGGAAACCACCTGGTTGGAACCGCGCCTGCGCGCCATCCATGAGGGCCTCGAGAAGAGCTATCCGGGGATGGACATCGCCATTCTCGGTTTCACCGATGCGCGCGACCGGGTGCTGTTCAGTACCGAGAGCAACCGACACCCGCCGGCCTACCACTTGCTGCTCGATGGCAAGAAGGCAATGCCGCTCGGCGCGGAACGCACCGGCATCGATCCCGACAGCATCGGCGAACAGCGCTGGGTAACCTACAAGGCGCGGGACGGCCTCAAGATTCCGGCCCTACTCGACCTTCCGCCGGGCTGGCAAAAGGGTGACGCTGCCCTGCCAGCCGTGATCCACCCGCATGGCGGCCCGTGGGCGCGCGATTTCGGCGGTTGGGATGCCTCTGGTTGGGTGCCGTTTCTCACCTCGCGTGGCTACGCGGTTCTGCGCCCCCAGTACCGTGGGTCGTCAGGCCTCGGACGCGCGCTCTGGCTGGCGGGTGATGCGGAGTGGGGCCAGAAGATGCAAGACGACAAGGACGACGGCGCCGCCTGGTTGGTCGAGCAGGGCATCGCCGACCCCAAGCGACTGCACATCTTCGGCTATTCCTATGGTGGATTCGCTGCCGCCGCCGCGGCAGTCCGCCCGAACAGCCCATACCGATGCGCGATCGCCGGCGCGCCAGTGACCGATCTGGCACGGCTCGGCGTGAGCTGGAGCGAAAACCGCGTTCAGCGGATCCTGCAGGGCCGAACCGTGACCGGCATGGATCCCATGAAGCACACCAGCCAGGCCAACATCCCGATCCTCCTGTATGTCGGCGATCGCGATGTGCGCACGCCGGCCTTCCATGCCCGCGATTACTACAAGGCAGTCAAGGGCAAGGTCGAAGCTCGCTTCGAGCTGATCCCGGACATGCCGCACAGCCTGCCCTGGTATCCGCGGCATCACCGGAAAACGCTGACGTTGATCGAAGACTTCCTCACCGGAACCTGCGCGGGTTGA